Below is a window of Sceloporus undulatus isolate JIND9_A2432 ecotype Alabama chromosome 9, SceUnd_v1.1, whole genome shotgun sequence DNA.
AAAGCATGCATGAAAGCTTACCTTTCAGCATGCATAGAACAATGCAAAGTGTGTTAGTGACTGTCCTTATCTATCCACACTCCCTGGAACCTTATCTCTTGAGTTCCTCTGAATGCTTTCTGGATGAGTTTATTGAAAAGGAGCGGGAAGGACTTGCTTCTTTCTGTGAGGAGTTTGTTCATGGCTGCCTATgggttgtacagtcagccctccatatccacagattcgaccatccacggcttgaaaatattcccaatatatatatatatatacattccaaaaagcaaaccttgacttttttcattttatataagggacaccattttactgtggcattttatttaatgggacttgagcatctacagactTCGGTATCCATGGGAAGCCCAAGAACcaaacccagcggataccaagggcccactgtatttacccTCAACCAACTATGTAGCACCAACCAGAGGTCTAGAGGCTGTTAACAAGATCAGTTAACCTCCCCTATGGCAAAAAGCCTAATTCATCATGGTTCATTCTGGAGATTCTAAGGTCATAATACTATTGGCACGATATGGATACCTCTTAAAATAGAATTTACTTTACTAAATATGTCTATCGTGTAGGTATAGCTCTTCTTGCAAGAGGCAATCGttgtctctctcccctcccacccCAAATGTATGCCTCTTAACAGAAGAAATTGGATTCTGTGCTTGAGTAATTTCTCTTGACAGGCTGTGCTTTAAAAACCTTAATAAGGTGTGCCAAAAGCAAAGAAAACTCAGGAAAATTTCAGCATGCTTCACTGAGTGCTATGAAAATTCATTTACTATTCAAGAGCCTGACTTGGGTAGAAGGTCTGTCCAAGGTCACTTTAAAAAggcatattttaattatgttcaAAAATCCTTCATTTGGAAGTGCTGCTTCCAACTCAGACATTTTTATGGCTACCAGTATTTTTACTTCCTGGCTCTCCTTTGTTTGTTCTGTAGTTACTGAGTAAAAACCTCTGTGAGTTGGATGCTCTTGATCATCCGTCCTCGAGAACATCACGCGAGTTGGAAAACTTctaccaaaaatatatattacaaCCAGCTAGCAGTTCTCAAGTTTCACCTGGACCTGCTTACTACAGAAAGCTTTGGCACTTGGAAAACAGCCCAGTGTTTTCAGTTGCAGATTGTGAACTTGCCTGTAAAATTCTTGAGATCACTGTTAGTGCCAAGGCACACATCTTCAAATACTTGAACCAGATCATCCTACTCCAAAAATAGCCCcgctcgccccccccccccaaaaaaaaccaagcaggaaAGATCTAGTTGCTCAAGGGGTCTTGCACCAGGAATGTccttctagcattgcaaagacaGGAGGGGTTCAGCACTGGGTTCCTAGTGCTCCAGAGTCTCTCTATAAGTGTTTTGAGAAAGGCTTGAGCTTCGGGTCATATTTATGGCAAAgcatatatacagtaagtgtgcCTATCTTGATTTGCAGATTGCAAAACTCCATAAATCTCGCATTCTAGAAACTAAAACAGTCCAAGATACAAAAAACCTGAACTGGTTCCAAAATGGCTGCTGCCTAGACAAAATGAAGTAGGAagagtatatatatatgatgCCACTAAATGTTTGGTGGTGACAAGTAGGAAATACAATGAACAGATGCTAAATACACGAAGTGGTTGTGTAAATAGTTTGCTAAACATGGTTATAAAAAGTATTCATATAAGGCAGTAGGTGTATAATGTGCTAACAAGTGCATTATGGCTATCTATAAATCAGTTGGAACAGTCATATACACACTACTCAGTGCAGAGCAGAAAACACATGATAGCAAAAGCTCATCTGTTTTAAGAAGAACCCCGACCAATATCTGGTAACCATTTGCTACGTTTGAATAAGCATCTTCACCAAGTATATAGCTTCCAGGTCTTAATAATTCTTTTAGCTACAGACCATAACCTTGTCAGAAGCCTTGTGCCACTTATGtcctttatttcttcatttaaagGCTTTTCCAGAAATGTCTGTAGTCCTGAAATTCTTTAGTGGGCTTTGAGGTTCAGGCATAATGGAAATGGGAGGGCAAGACTAGATGGCCTGCCTTTTGGCCCCATCCATTGCCGCTCCTGGTTACGCATATTACAAAAAGGTTTAAAGTCTTGTCCACCACTGAAATAGGTTTTGTCTTCTTTAGAAATTGACAAGATTCAGAAGGGTGAGTCAaagaaggatgaggaggagacCTACCTGGACTTGTTTTCCCATAAAAATATGAAGCTGAAGGAACGAGTTCTGATCCCAGTCAAGCAGTATCCCAAGGTAAGGACCAGCACTTATCTAGCAACCTCTGTAAAATGGAGGCCTATGTTGCCTTGGCCGTATGTAAGAGATACGCAGCCTGCTATCCCTTAGATGTGTTCAAATACAGCTCTCATGATCCCTGATATAGGTAGGTTTATACCAAATCTGAATCACTGATTTAAGATTACCACCAGTCATTTTTTCCATATATTTCTTAACATGTGAAACTTAGAACAGTGGTACATATCTAATCATAAAAACATTCTAACTTACTATTCAGTCCAGCATCTTACAGCATTAAAGAAGGCAATTTTTAGATTGTCAGGGACAAGGCAAGGCAGTGAAGGGCTTGGAAAATGAGGATGAAAATGAGTGTGCAGAATCTAGAAATGAACACTATAGGCCATATCTTTTGTCTGGCAGTAATTTCAGTGAGATTCATTTCATTGAGTGAAGGCAGGGCAAGGGGACAGAAACCAAATTTAGGGTGATCAAAAGTCTGTCTGCCTCTGTgaaaggggggggagagggatATGCCTAACATTTTTCCCTCACTAACctcgggcaaatcacactctaAGCCTctaaaggcaaaccctctctgaacaaatcttgccacaaataCCCCATAATACGTtcgacttagggtcaccataagttagaaacgatttgaatgcacacagcaaccaGAAGAATAATTAACCTTGATCATTGGAAGTAACGGGGGAAATGTCTGTCTGTCCTCTCTTAGTTTAACTTTGTTGGAAAGATACTGGGACCACAAGGCAACACCATCAAGCGACTGCAAGAAGAAACCGGAGCAAAGATTTCTGTTCTGGGGAAGGGATCAATGAGAGACAAGGCGAAGGTAGGAGCCCTGGGCTTGAAGTAGGGTGACGACCCTGTTGCAGAACTCCTGCAAATGTTTCTCTGCTTGTAGGATAAGAGTTGAGCCTTTTATTGTAGCTTCTCCCCTTTTGTTTGAGAGCATATGGCCTTTTAAGTAGTTAAGAATGTTGCTTTGCTTATTTTTGAATGTAAGGTATATTCTAAAATGAGAGAATTATCTCACGCCCTTCCAACTTATAGCATTGCTGCTTATGCAGTCAAGTTCTGAACTGATACAGCTGACCACTAGTTGGCAAGAGTCACATGTGAATATTGGTATAGTTTGTCTTAGGTTTTAAAATACATGGCAGTCCATGATGGTGTCCATTTTCAGGAGGAAGAGCTGCGCAAAGGAGGTGATCCAAAATATGCTCACTTAAATATGGACCTGCATGTTTTCATTGAAGTCTTTGGACCACCCTGTGAGGCTTATGCTCTTATGGCCCATGCCATGGAAGAAGTCAAGAAGTTCCTTGTTCCGGTACGTAACTGCCTTTCATCATATCTTCACCGTAATCAGAGAGAGGTAGCGGATGACATTTAAAACATTCAGTTTAGTCTTAAACTGCTGGTGAGAAGATCTAAATGGATTGTAATGGGCCTTGGCAAGTTTGTGTGCATTGCTTAGGAGTTCTCAGACATTGGTCACCATTAAGCTCTTGGGTTTACTCCTTCAGAGGTTGGTTTCACAATTATTTAGCCACTTTAACTGTAGGACAGAAAATGTTTTACAGTTTTATGGCTAGTGCTGAAGGGATACTGTTGAGCTCCAAAACACCATTTCAGCTAGCCTGACTATACTGTTGTCTGTCTGGGAAAAAATGGCTCCTAAGCAACAGAGGATAAGGAAGgtcttgtaatattttaaaagtattggaTTGAAAGTAAATCTTTCCTGGCCTCTCCATCTTGGATAAATTTGTGCTGCCTCACCTGAAAGGCTATTCCTATCTTGTGAAATTCTGATAGCAACTTCACAGCCTTTATTTGAAAACTAATAAAACCTGACAACCCAGATTAAAGCAGAAagttacccccccccaaaaaaaaaaaaaaggagttggTTGGTAAATTATGTCAGATACATATCAGGAAAAGAGGACAGTTCAAGATGTTAATAACAAGTATATAAGAATTGTTATTAAAATAGCTTGAAAGAAAACTAAACTTGTCAAGCCTTGCTTCCAGAAAATTTGGTAGGCATTGTTTCTTTCACAATAGAAACATTGGATAAGATTGAACCTAAATTTTTCACTAACTTTGCAGATCTATGTTGGATGGGATGGGATTGGCCAAAAACATCTGACCTTTGGATACTGTGATAGATAATATTTCCTGGATTGTCAGGTTCCTAAATGGTCTGTCCTGTTTCAGAACAATGCTCTGaagggagcaggggatgttttGCAACAGCAACCATACCCTGCGCAACTCCTGCATGCTCCCAAATAGAGCAGCTAGCGGTGCCTTTCATTAATGACACAGTACGTTGTTTGAGATAAGAGCTTTTTGAATGGCCCAGAtcagtggtggagaacctatggcacatatgccagaggtggcactcagagccttctctgtgggcatgcatgctgtcgccccagcacagagtttgccagagttcattcCTAGAAAGCCAgcgggacgtggcactttgcaataaataagtggggtttgggttgcagtttgggcactcagtctccaAAACTGGCCCAGACACTTAATTTTCTCTGTTCCTTAGGACATGATGGATGACATCTGCCAGGAACAGTTTTTGGAGCTGTCCTATCTCAATGGTGTGCCAGAACCAACCCGTGGCCGAGGGATTCCTGTCAGGGGAAGGGGAGCCGTTCCCCCACCTCCACCTGTTCCTAGGTAATAAATGGAAGTGTCTCTAAGGACAGGCTCTTCCCAGTGGCAGTCATATCTTTAAGCATTAAGTGTGGGACGTTTGGCACTTCAAGAATGTGGGGAAGCAAAACAAACTTAAAttgatatttcatttttttaattttgtttattttttagtgTGTGGAGTGGGGCAGCATTGATGAACAGGTATGGGGCGATAGCAAAAATGCTCACTTATATTTCTT
It encodes the following:
- the KHDRBS1 gene encoding KH domain-containing, RNA-binding, signal transduction-associated protein 1 isoform X2, which produces MQRNSWQEIDKIQKGESKKDEEETYLDLFSHKNMKLKERVLIPVKQYPKFNFVGKILGPQGNTIKRLQEETGAKISVLGKGSMRDKAKEEELRKGGDPKYAHLNMDLHVFIEVFGPPCEAYALMAHAMEEVKKFLVPDMMDDICQEQFLELSYLNGVPEPTRGRGIPVRGRGAVPPPPPVPRGRGVGPPPPPPRGALVRGAPVRGAIARGAAVARGVPPLPAVRGAPAPRARAAGIQRIPLPPPPAPETYEDYGYDDAYAEQSYEGYEGYYSQGQQETEYYDYGHGEAQESYEAYGQDDWNGTRPSLKAPPARPVKGAYREHPYGRY
- the KHDRBS1 gene encoding KH domain-containing, RNA-binding, signal transduction-associated protein 1 isoform X3, with the translated sequence MKLKERVLIPVKQYPKFNFVGKILGPQGNTIKRLQEETGAKISVLGKGSMRDKAKEEELRKGGDPKYAHLNMDLHVFIEVFGPPCEAYALMAHAMEEVKKFLVPDMMDDICQEQFLELSYLNGVPEPTRGRGIPVRGRGAVPPPPPVPSVWSGAALMNRGRGVGPPPPPPRGALVRGAPVRGAIARGAAVARGVPPLPAVRGAPAPRARAAGIQRIPLPPPPAPETYEDYGYDDAYAEQSYEGYEGYYSQGQQETEYYDYGHGEAQESYEAYGQDDWNGTRPSLKAPPARPVKGAYREHPYGRY
- the KHDRBS1 gene encoding KH domain-containing, RNA-binding, signal transduction-associated protein 1 isoform X1, with product MQRNSWQEIDKIQKGESKKDEEETYLDLFSHKNMKLKERVLIPVKQYPKFNFVGKILGPQGNTIKRLQEETGAKISVLGKGSMRDKAKEEELRKGGDPKYAHLNMDLHVFIEVFGPPCEAYALMAHAMEEVKKFLVPDMMDDICQEQFLELSYLNGVPEPTRGRGIPVRGRGAVPPPPPVPSVWSGAALMNRGRGVGPPPPPPRGALVRGAPVRGAIARGAAVARGVPPLPAVRGAPAPRARAAGIQRIPLPPPPAPETYEDYGYDDAYAEQSYEGYEGYYSQGQQETEYYDYGHGEAQESYEAYGQDDWNGTRPSLKAPPARPVKGAYREHPYGRY